The segment CACACAAATCATGATTCTTTCCTCTGCTGTGAAAGCGCAAGAACCTGATGGCTTTGCCTGGATTGTACCAATTATATCAAAAACCAAGCCTGAAGTAGACGCCGGTGATATCTCTTTATTCGAGGAGTATGCAACTCTTTTTTCCGGACATCCGCTGTCAGATATTTCAACGATTGGTATTGGTTATGGTGCTGGGAGTGGCAGTGTTACGATTGTTGAAGTTTTGAAAATTGACATATATAGTATTACAGTCCTGAAAGCAACCGATGCGGAGGTGCTTTTCAGTTGGCTACTACAAAATGATTATCACTTTGATTCAAAGATTAAGCCAATACTCGATCATTATATCAAAACAGGGTTGTGTTACTTTGTTATTAATAGTATAGATTTCACTGCCAGCATAGAGGGGGAAAATTTAAGTCCTGAAGAAGAAGCTGCAGAGCGCAGAAGGCATATCAGTCAATTAAACCGTGGAATAAGTACACCACTTGCATTCACTTTTACTCCACCTTATCCATACTTCCCTTTAAAGATTTCAAGCATCGGGGGGGGGACAATGACCAGAATTGAAGTGTACTTTGTTTCGTCGGGAAGGGTAAGGGATGTAAACAATATACTTGATTTTAGTAACTTTAAAAGGATGAGCTCTCAAGTTGCCGATAAAACTCGTGAGGTTTTGGAAGGGGATTTTGGAGATTATATTAATCTCTTTGTATATAGTGGACTGTTAAACGGGCTCATTGATGATGCTGTTTTTGAATTCGTTGATGATTCATACTAAGGATGCAGTAAATGTGTATCCAGTTGCATCGGTGATGTATCAGGCAAAATATGGTTACTGGTTTCGGCTTGTCGAGTGATCTGCTATATGAAACTCAGTGTCCTGATTCAATGTTACAACCATAAACCTTATCTGCAAGAAGCCATCAAAAGCGTTCATGATCAGGGGATGACTAATGTTGGAGTTATAGTAGATGATGATGGCAGTTGCGACAATAGTGCTCAACTGCTTCAAAAATTACAGAAACAACACGATTTCAATCTTATTTTACAAAGAATTTATCCCGACACTCAATCACCTTTTATCCGTTCTAAAAGTTGAATATCTATGCATGTCAGCTGGAGATGAGTTTCTTTTCCGAAAAACAAATTTGTTATCTGGATAAACATCGTCAATGTTCGGTGCTGCTGGAAAACTTTATTGCTGTTGATAGATTTCTAAAGTACTACCTTTAGAGATCACGTCAAAAGGTCTATTCTATAAGGATACAAATTAAAATGGCTCAGTTGGGTTACACTTTGTTAACCCAACTGAGCCGGTTCAGAATGCCTGTTTTCCGAACTATGGAGGAAATCAGAATTCCTTTGACAATCTCAACTCATATGAACGCAGGTCTGTGGTGTAAAAGTTTCTTTGTTCAAGATTGTAAACGCTGTTTTGCCATCTTGCTGCATGTCTGTTTCCGCTGTTGCCAAGTATATTGTTGGCAAATACAGACATTGTCAGGTCGCGTGGAAGCAGGAAGTGAAAACCGGCATTCCATTTTACAGCGATGCTGTTCAACCAGCCGTTTTCTCCGTAAAGACCAAGATATTCGGCTTCTCTTTCTGCATTCCTCATATCAGGATTGTCACTGAGAGCTATCTGGCTGACATCTCTTCTGCCAGGATGACCAAAAAACACCCGTGCATTGGTACTGATATTGAGCCAATCAGTTACATAGTAATCAGCAAACATTTTTGTGGTATAAGCTGCAACATTTAAGAAATATCTGCCGTCATATGTTACACTTTCTCTGATAAGCTTTTCGTGTATTGTTCTTGTCTGGGTTGAATCCAATGCGTAAAGAGTATCACCGATACTGTTTACCTGATCTGTTTTTTCAACAGTGGGGACCTCAAGCTCTGTTTCATAATCATTGTTTGTATTAACCGGTCTCTGCATTGTATTATGCATCCCGAAAGAAAACCTGTTTCCCTGATAACGCAAACTTAAATTAGCTACAAGAGCATTGTAATCACCGATGTTTACATTTCTTTGAAGAGTTCTGCTCCAGAAAAAATTATCTCTCATCATGTTGTAGGAGATAGATGGTGAGACCTGAACATAATCATCAAAAAAGCTGTGCATTGTGTTCAGTTCAACAGACATACTTCTCTCTGGTTGTAAGCTTTGCAGGTCATCCTGTGTTGGAACCACTACGATAGCTGGATTAGGAATTGGTGAAAGTCCGTCACCAAAATCTCTGAACTCAGAGGCTCTTACAGTACCATCAAAATTGTAATGATCACCGTTGAATTCGTATGCATTTGCACTTCCGTTATTGGATGACATCTGACCGAACAGCTTTACTACATGATCAGGTGAAGGCTTAAAGATAGCGGCCAATTTGGGGCTAAGGACAAAATCGGTTCGTGTGTGTTTATCTAAACGAACTCCGCCCATCAGACTCCAATCATGACTGATATCCCAAAAGTTTTCTGAAAAGAGAGCAAAGTTATGATATACGACAGGAGAAATAACTGGTTTACCGGCAGAACCGAATTGAGCATTTAATCCTGAAAAATCATTCCCGATATCATCTATTCTGTATTCTACTCCAAATACTGACTGGATATCTGAATATGACAATGATAATATTCCCTGTCCGTAATATCTTCTCTCCCCGAAAGTTTCATATTCGAGATTGGGATAATCATATCCGACAGTCCAGGCATCACGCTCTTCATTGAACCCTGTATTTTGGAAAAATGATTTCTGCTGATTTGCTATAGCCCCAAGTTTGATTTCAAAATTGCTGTAATCAAAAATCGGCTGGCTGTATTTCAGCTCCAGTGAGAGATTGTCATATAAAAATCTGCGGGTTTGATTCCAGTTTCTCTCATGGGATCCAAATTCAAGCGCTCTTTTCTGATCATCCAGAAAATCTGAATACCTGTATGTTGTTCCGTCAATTGTAACATCCGGAAAATACTTTGA is part of the Chitinispirillum alkaliphilum genome and harbors:
- a CDS encoding TonB-dependent receptor yields the protein MTIISEDQINKSGARHLGELLEIYVPSFQYMYNKWNGDIWAMRGVAADFNNKIIFLVNGVKMNLQGRNGAATEMNLGLMGDIKRIEVLEGPAGMVYGSGAIAGVVNVVTAVESEFNEGNFLVYGSHTGFGLEAMSHTVYDEDVSLTLSGGYRFSSGTGEGATRQFGVLSWPDNSSFINKDGWPGKGSFGSTDGNYRLGANARIGNFEILGRATRQQYSTSSMFGRFPWDSHTQQYKNTLENWQQYLDQFLTEDPSLGNITDPAIQLSMLEQYNEEASVHNSKYFPDVTIDGTTYRYSDFLDDQKRALEFGSHERNWNQTRRFLYDNLSLELKYSQPIFDYSNFEIKLGAIANQQKSFFQNTGFNEERDAWTVGYDYPNLEYETFGERRYYGQGILSLSYSDIQSVFGVEYRIDDIGNDFSGLNAQFGSAGKPVISPVVYHNFALFSENFWDISHDWSLMGGVRLDKHTRTDFVLSPKLAAIFKPSPDHVVKLFGQMSSNNGSANAYEFNGDHYNFDGTVRASEFRDFGDGLSPIPNPAIVVVPTQDDLQSLQPERSMSVELNTMHSFFDDYVQVSPSISYNMMRDNFFWSRTLQRNVNIGDYNALVANLSLRYQGNRFSFGMHNTMQRPVNTNNDYETELEVPTVEKTDQVNSIGDTLYALDSTQTRTIHEKLIRESVTYDGRYFLNVAAYTTKMFADYYVTDWLNISTNARVFFGHPGRRDVSQIALSDNPDMRNAEREAEYLGLYGENGWLNSIAVKWNAGFHFLLPRDLTMSVFANNILGNSGNRHAARWQNSVYNLEQRNFYTTDLRSYELRLSKEF